Genomic DNA from Marinobacter sp. LV10MA510-1:
AGCTGTGCGCTGTTTTTTACCTGCCTCGGGACCAAAACCATGCTTGCCAATACCGATCTTGGAAAACTGATTATCCGCCTCACTCTGGGCGGTCTGCTGCTGTTTCACGGCATCGATAAACTGATGAATGGCGTGGGCTTTATTGAAGCCCAGTTAGTCAGCCATAACCTGCCGGCGTTTCTGGCCTGGGGCGTGATTATTGGTGAAGTCCTGGCCCCGTTGATGATTATTCTGGGTTTTCACACCCGCATAGGCGCCCTGTTGATTGTCGCAAACATGTTGGTGGCCCTGGCCTTGGTGCACAGCCATCAGTTAATGACCCTCAGTGGCAATGGCGGGTTGCAGCTAGAACTGCAGTTTTTCTTTCTGATGAGTGCGGTGGCGGTTTTTTTCTTCGGCTCCGGCCGTTATACCGTCCGCAACTGAGTGCCA
This window encodes:
- a CDS encoding DoxX family protein — translated: MLANTDLGKLIIRLTLGGLLLFHGIDKLMNGVGFIEAQLVSHNLPAFLAWGVIIGEVLAPLMIILGFHTRIGALLIVANMLVALALVHSHQLMTLSGNGGLQLELQFFFLMSAVAVFFFGSGRYTVRN